TTTTGTTAAAAAAAAGAAAAGAAATTTCAGGTTTTCATTTTAGATATAAAAAGATGATTAACCCAGAAAAAAAAGATAGATGATGATTGATTGTTCTTTCTATCGAGAGTTAATGAGTAGTTGCTTCCTTCCGTTTCTTTTATCTTTCCTCGGGATATTCTCCAGACGTTGTGATGGCGACGAAGTCAAAACTCCAGTCACTCTCAGCACGCCGTTCCTCGCCACGTACTCGGTCGGGAGCTGTGCGAGAACCTATTTCCACACGGGCGGCTAGTTGCTCCAGATTGGTGCCAAAACCCAATTCGGACGAGATTCCCCGCACGCCCTTCTCCTTCAAGTCCATCACACCCATCGGGGGAACCCTAAAGTCCGTCTCTTTGTCCGACTGGTGGCTAACTAAGAAGGCCAACGAAAAGGGTTTGGGCGTTGCAGGATTCGAATCAAAAGGCGGGCCTGAAGTGAGACTCTTCTCATCAGCAACAATCTCAACAAGACATGACAGTACCACTCTCGAAACATCTGATGGCCTCACCGTCTCTATCAGTGGATTCATCAACAGATCTCGTTCTTTACAAAACGGGCTTTCATCTGAGGTTTGCAACCGTTTCCTCTTAGGGTTTCCTTATCACTGGAGAGACTACACTGAAGAAGGGTTCCTGGAGGAGGAGGAGGAGAAAGATTACGGCGTTTCGTTTGATGATATTCCTGTGAATAGGTTGCAAGATGTTCTCTTTACGGCTTCTCCTCGCTTTCAAGATAAGATGTTGGATGATGCTGTTGACAGTTTGAGAGATTTACTTCGTTCTACTACTGAGAAACCAGACAAGGAA
This sequence is a window from Brassica oleracea var. oleracea cultivar TO1000 chromosome C1, BOL, whole genome shotgun sequence. Protein-coding genes within it:
- the LOC106312174 gene encoding protein EMBRYO DEFECTIVE 1674-like, which produces MATKSKLQSLSARRSSPRTRSGAVREPISTRAASCSRLVPKPNSDEIPRTPFSFKSITPIGGTLKSVSLSDWWLTKKANEKGLGVAGFESKGGPEVRLFSSATISTRHDSTTLETSDGLTVSISGFINRSRSLQNGLSSEVCNRFLLGFPYHWRDYTEEGFLEEEEEKDYGVSFDDIPVNRLQDVLFTASPRFQDKMLDDAVDSLRDLLRSTTEKPDKECRTPRMDGGDKESLVLSVVGVKTRGMVRRREEGGEASIGERVLRSSKKKRDQ